The nucleotide sequence GCCAGCTTCCTGTCGCGCCTTTTCTTCCTTCTCTTCGGTAGCTTTGTCCTTCTTCACGCCGGGCACTGCCTTCGGGGGCGCGATCTGCTTGGTGCGCGGTACGTAAAGCCGTTCCAGGCTCGCTTCCTGGTAGGTGTCAACTTTTTCCTGGTAGTACTTTTCGATTTCGGCATCGGTGACTTTTTGCGAGTCTTCCTGCAGGGTACCGGTCAGCTGTTGCGAGAGAATCTGCATGCGCGCGAAGCCCATGTTGGCTTCGAACTTGGGCTGCTTGTCGAGCCCGCGCTTCTCCGCTTCGTGGCTCATGCCGATCAAGCGGGAGTAGGCATTTGCCAGGCGCACCTTGATGGGTGGCGCCATGTTCGGTTGGAGGGCATCGGCGAGTCTTTCGAATTGCTCGCGGGTGATCACCGTTTCGCAGGTATCGGCTTTCTTCGCGGGATCGGTGCAACCGCTCTTCACCGTAATCACGGGATCGGTAGGGCTGATCTTGGCCAAGGCCGCCTTGTCATCCGCATCCGCCCCGGGCGCGGCTTTCATTGCCGCCGAATTACGGGGATGAGTGGGCGGGAGCGGCGTGGTTTGTCCGTAGACAAGACCTCCCAACAACAGACACAGAAGCCACCTGGTACGCATGAAATTATTCCTCCAGAAGGGATTATTACGAAGAGCCATCCTAGCATGACGCACCCGCTACCGGCAGTAACCGAGGAGTAGAGTTGGCGCGTTTTGGATTGGAAAGCGATAATACTTCATGCCCAAAATGCCGGCCGCTTTCAGCCCCACTTCCATGCGCAACGAGAAGCGCGGGGTTGCGGGAAATTCGGTTATCGCAGCCTTGGGAATCACGGCATTGAAAATCGTCGTGGGATTCACAACCGGTTCTCTGGGCATTCTTTCCGAGGCCGCTCATTCCGGACTGGATTTGGTCGCGGCGATCATTACCTATTTTTCGGTTCGCGTTTCCGACAAGCCGGCCGATGCCGATCATCAGTATGGACACGGCAAAGTAGAAAACTTCTCCGCTTTCGTCGAGACCGGGCTACTCCTCCTCACCTGCGTGTGGATCATCTCCGAAGCCGTCAAGAGACTCTTTTTTCATAGCGTAGAGATCGAACCGAGCGCCTGGGCGTTTGTGGTCATGTTCCTTTCGATTGCGGTGGATGCCTGGCGATCACGGGCGCTGGGCCGCATTGCGGTGAAGTACGACAGCCAGGCGCTGGAAGCCGACGCCCTGCACTTCTCAACCGACATCTGGTCAAGCGCGGTGGTGATCCTCGGCCTGGGGCTCGTCCAACTCGGCCGCACCTACCAACTGGAGTGGCTCAGCAGGGCAGACCCGGTCGCTGCGCTGTTTGTGGCAGGCGTGGTTGTCACTGTCAGTTGGCGACTGGCGCGAAGAACATTCGACGCACTCATCGACGCTGCTCCCGCAGGAGTCCGCAACCAGATACTGGAGAGGATCAGCAAGATCGATGGCGTACTCGAAGTTGATCGCGCGCGGATTCGTCGAGCCGGCAATCGGTACTTCGCGGATGTTTCGGTGGGTCTCTCCCGCAACCTGACCTTTCAGCGTTCCGAACAGATTGCCGACGAAGTCACGGCGCAGGTGCATCAGATTTTGCCCGATGCCGACGTCATGGTGCACTCGGTGCCACGCGCCCGCCGGTCGGAAAACATCTTTGACCGGATCCGTGCCGTGGCCACAAAACACAATTTCAACGTGCACGACGTAAGCGTCCAGGATCTCAATGGCAAGCTCCACGTAGAACAGCATCTGGAACTCGACGAACAGATGAGTATGAAGCATGCGCATGACGAGGTGACACGCCTCGAAAACGAGATGCGCCGCGACGTCCCCGAGATCACGACGATCCTCACTCACATTGAAAGTGAACCTGCGACGATTGAACGGGGTGAACAAATTGTGCAGGAACCGAGGCTTGAACAGCACTTAAAGCAAATAATCAGAGAATTCCCGGAAGTTGTGGACGTGCATGAGTTTCAGTTTAAGAAAATCCGCGAACGGCTATACGTTTCCTGCCATTGCACACTGCCGGACGACATGCCCCTGTCGGACGTCCATGACGTACAGACCGCCCTCGAAATTCGCTTCAAGCAGGAAGCGCCAGAACTGTTTCGTGTTTTGATTCATCCCGAGCCGATCACCGACAACCGAAGGTAGGGTGCAGCGGAGCTTCGTTCCTTGTGCACCGCAACGATAGGTCTCTTCATCAAATCATCACCTGTAGAATCTTGCGTACTAGATCCGTCGCGAAGGAAAGGCAACATGATCGAAGCATCGGCAAATTGGGCGACCCAAGATCAGTTCATCGGACAAGCCAGTTCTCATCATGCCATCGTGGTTGATGCTGGTAAGGAAAAGACCGCGAACAGTCCGGTCGAGCTTGTGTTGATTGCGCTCTGCGGCTGCACCGCGTCCGACGTGGTCGGCATTCTCCGGAAGAAGCGTGAACCGTTTACCGGACTCGAGGTTCAGGCGAAGGGGGAGCGCACGACGGACTATCCGACGGTGTTTACGACGATCCATCTCACCTATCGCGTTCACGGAAAGGTCGCTGCGAAGGCCATGGAAGATGCGGTGCGCCTGTCGAAGGAAAAATACTGTTCGGTGTCCGCCATGCTGGAAAAGACGGCGAAGATAACTCATACGATCGAGTATGCCGAGTGAAACCTGGTGCCCATCAGTTGCGCGGCTACTTCTATATTGGGGCGGCCGCATTGTTTTGGGGAATCGCCGCGACGCTGGGTCGCGCGGTGTTTACCGGACGTGTGCCCGGCCTGAAACTCGGTGCGATTGATCCGCTCATTCTGTCCCAAACCCGGACCACGCTGTCGTTCCTAGTCCTGCTTCCCGTGTTGCTGTTGCGCCAAGGGGCCTTGTCACTACGCGTGCCAGCACGGGACCTTCTCCGGTTCCTATTGCTTGGCGTGCTCGGAGTTGCCGCCTCGAATTATCTCTACTACCTGGCCATTCAGCGGACGAATGTTGCCACTGCGATCATCCTGCAATACACTGCGCCGGTTTGGGTGCTGCTCTATACGGTCTTACGGGGAGGCCAGAAACCGTCACTACGACGAAGTGCGGCGGTTGCGCTGGCCGTTGCCGGCTGCACGCTGGCCGTGGGCTTCGTTGGTTCGGGACAGTTAAGGCTTGATTCCGTGGGTGTAATCGCGGCGCTGCTGGCGGCTTTTTCGTTCGCGTTCTACAACGTCGGCGGCCACAGCGTGCTCGCGCGCTATGACCGCTGGAAAGTGCTTCTTTGGGTGATCGCGTCCGCGGCGACATTCTGGCTTTTCGTCAACCCACCCTGGAAAATCGTGGCCGCTCACTATGGCCCGCAGCAGTGGGTTTTCATGCTCGTCTTTTCGCTGGTGTCGGTATTCGGGCCATTCTCCTGCTATTTCGCGGGTCTACAATATCTGGAGCCGACGCGCGCCGTGGTGGTCAGTTGCCTGGAGCCGGTATTCAGCATCGTCATCGCCGCGATCGCCCTGGGAGAGCTGTTGCGACCGCTGCAAACAATTGGAATTGTGGTGGTGCTGGTTGCGATTGTGCTGATCCAGTTGCCGGAACCGGCCGGGCGAGAGACAGACTTGATCGTCGAGCCGATCGAGTAAGATACCAGTTGCATCGTACGTCTGGAGTCGGGCCCGGGAATCGTGAGTCCGAGTATGACGGCACTGCCTAATTCCGTTGATCATCCAACCCGGCAATTGCGTGGGGTGGGCGGTTGGCTGGCTTTCTTTTGCGTGAGCCTGACAATTTTTGCTCCTATCACTCAGCTGCGCCTTGCATGGATACCACTCAAGAGCCTCTTGTCTCCTGGACTCCTTGCGCAAGCCACTCTTTTTCGACTCATTGTGATGTTTGTCATCTACTCTGGCTTGGCGCTGTTCAGCGCGGTGTGCGGCATCCGGTTGTGGAGTGAGAATCCGCGCGGTCCAACGGTTACGAAGGCCTACCTGGTGATCTCTCCCGTTCTAGTCATTGCGTTTTATTGCATCGTGTCGATGATCGGGATACACGTCGATCTATACCAGGTTATCCTCGGCCGACTCGGTCCAGCAGTGTGCTGGTATGCCTATCTGTCAACCTCTGAACGCGTGCGACAAACATACGAGCCGTTCGAGCCGCCTAGTCCAGTTGCTTCCCCCGCGTTTCCGGAAGTTGCGTCGCCATCAGGCTAGCCAGAAAAAACGCCGCGGCACAGAGATAGAAAGCCCAACTCAAGCCCTTCACCTGTCCTACCCAACCGATGGTCAGCGGAGCGAGTGAACTCATCGTCCGTGCTCCGTTATAGGTAAAACCCAAAGCTCGGGCGCGAACCCGTGTAGGAAAAATTTCGCTGCCGACAATCCCCGAGCCGGAAAAAAATCCGGTGGCAAAGAAGGCGACGACGGTGCCCAGGACCAGCAGAACGGCCTGAGAGCGAGCCATCGCATACAAGGGGACCAATAGGGCAGCTGCAAAGGTATACAACATGAAAGACCGGCGGCGGCCAAGATGGTCGGCAACCCATCCGAAACTGGCATATCCAGGAAACATGCCGAAAAGATTCAGAACAACCAGCAGGGAAGTGGTTCCCATCACGCCGAAGCCGCGGCCACCTTGTTCGACCGGGAGCGAGAGGTACGGGGGCAGCCACGTAAACAATCCCCACCACCCGAACATCCCGAAGAAATTCAGAAAGAGCAGAGTCAGCGTGCTCTTCAAGTATGGCGGGCGCAGAATGGTGAAGAATGAGGAGCCATTTTTCCGAGAGGATGTCCTGTCGTCCGGATTTGTCTGCGTGCCTTGGGAAGTCGCTTGTAGGAGCTTTTGCTTTTCCCACATCTCTGATTCCGGCACGCGGCTTTGAATCCAGAGTGTGAGCAGCGCTGGAAGGATCCCGACAAAGAACACGGCGCGCCAATTTGCATATCGCAAGACGATCCCCGCGACCAGCGCCGCCATCGCAAAGCCAATCGCCCACGAACTCTGCACCAAAGAAATCGCCTTGGCGCGAAGTTCGTCAGGCCATGTTTCCGCAACGAGTGTTGCTCCCGTGTTCCATTCTCCACCCATTCCGAGACCGAGAATGAAACGTATGATCGCCAGAGAAACCACGCCGGTGGATAGTCCGGAAGCGAACGAGCAGAGGGAATACGTCAGAATACTAAGCATCAACGCGCGTTTGCGTCCGATGCGGTCTGCGATGAATCCAAACAGCACGCCACCGATTCCGGAAGCGACCAAAGTGAGCGTATAGAGCAGGCCTGCGGTCGCTTTCGACATTCCGAAATCGCGCATGACGTGCGCCAGTACCAGCGCGTAGAGCATGGCGTCGAAGGAATCGAGCATCCATCCGAGGGCAGCGGCGAGGAGGGTGCGACGCTGTCCGGGAGTGGCCTGACGGAGAAGCCGGATGGGGCCAATGGCCATGCGCGGGCGATTGTAGCAGCAGAGAAGTGATCAGGAATGGGTGTTTAGCCGTCGAAAGTACTTTTGCGCTCGTGTTACATCCCGCCCGATCTGCGCTCTCAAGGCGTCGACGGTCGGGAATTTGATTTCGTCGCGCAGGCGGTCGAGGAAGTGGAGTTCGACTTCGGTTTCAGCGGTGACATCGAGGGGATGGAAATTCAGAAGGTGGCTTTCGACTGCGAACGAGTCAGCCCCAAACGTCGGGCGGTTGCCAACATTGGTCACGGAATCGAAACATTCGTTGCCGACGCGGGTGCGAGTGATGTACACGCCGTCTTTGGGAATGAGTTCCTCGTAGCGAGCCAGGTTGATCGTGGG is from Acidobacteriota bacterium and encodes:
- a CDS encoding peptidyl-prolyl cis-trans isomerase, with the protein product MRTRWLLCLLLGGLVYGQTTPLPPTHPRNSAAMKAAPGADADDKAALAKISPTDPVITVKSGCTDPAKKADTCETVITREQFERLADALQPNMAPPIKVRLANAYSRLIGMSHEAEKRGLDKQPKFEANMGFARMQILSQQLTGTLQEDSQKVTDAEIEKYYQEKVDTYQEASLERLYVPRTKQIAPPKAVPGVKKDKATEEKEEKARQEAGEAAMARTAAALRARAAKGESFAALEKEAYLAAGLKGNPPSSKMDKVRPNTLPPAHHTALELKAGEISSVISDPTGHYVYKLVNKQTLPLDSVKPEIKNMIASQRFRDAMQEFQGTSQLNDAYFGIKPKPPTQPGKEPDADVDPD
- a CDS encoding DUF2569 family protein; the encoded protein is MTALPNSVDHPTRQLRGVGGWLAFFCVSLTIFAPITQLRLAWIPLKSLLSPGLLAQATLFRLIVMFVIYSGLALFSAVCGIRLWSENPRGPTVTKAYLVISPVLVIAFYCIVSMIGIHVDLYQVILGRLGPAVCWYAYLSTSERVRQTYEPFEPPSPVASPAFPEVASPSG
- a CDS encoding cation diffusion facilitator family transporter — encoded protein: MPAAFSPTSMRNEKRGVAGNSVIAALGITALKIVVGFTTGSLGILSEAAHSGLDLVAAIITYFSVRVSDKPADADHQYGHGKVENFSAFVETGLLLLTCVWIISEAVKRLFFHSVEIEPSAWAFVVMFLSIAVDAWRSRALGRIAVKYDSQALEADALHFSTDIWSSAVVILGLGLVQLGRTYQLEWLSRADPVAALFVAGVVVTVSWRLARRTFDALIDAAPAGVRNQILERISKIDGVLEVDRARIRRAGNRYFADVSVGLSRNLTFQRSEQIADEVTAQVHQILPDADVMVHSVPRARRSENIFDRIRAVATKHNFNVHDVSVQDLNGKLHVEQHLELDEQMSMKHAHDEVTRLENEMRRDVPEITTILTHIESEPATIERGEQIVQEPRLEQHLKQIIREFPEVVDVHEFQFKKIRERLYVSCHCTLPDDMPLSDVHDVQTALEIRFKQEAPELFRVLIHPEPITDNRR
- a CDS encoding EamA family transporter; translation: MKPGAHQLRGYFYIGAAALFWGIAATLGRAVFTGRVPGLKLGAIDPLILSQTRTTLSFLVLLPVLLLRQGALSLRVPARDLLRFLLLGVLGVAASNYLYYLAIQRTNVATAIILQYTAPVWVLLYTVLRGGQKPSLRRSAAVALAVAGCTLAVGFVGSGQLRLDSVGVIAALLAAFSFAFYNVGGHSVLARYDRWKVLLWVIASAATFWLFVNPPWKIVAAHYGPQQWVFMLVFSLVSVFGPFSCYFAGLQYLEPTRAVVVSCLEPVFSIVIAAIALGELLRPLQTIGIVVVLVAIVLIQLPEPAGRETDLIVEPIE
- a CDS encoding MFS transporter; translation: MAIGPIRLLRQATPGQRRTLLAAALGWMLDSFDAMLYALVLAHVMRDFGMSKATAGLLYTLTLVASGIGGVLFGFIADRIGRKRALMLSILTYSLCSFASGLSTGVVSLAIIRFILGLGMGGEWNTGATLVAETWPDELRAKAISLVQSSWAIGFAMAALVAGIVLRYANWRAVFFVGILPALLTLWIQSRVPESEMWEKQKLLQATSQGTQTNPDDRTSSRKNGSSFFTILRPPYLKSTLTLLFLNFFGMFGWWGLFTWLPPYLSLPVEQGGRGFGVMGTTSLLVVLNLFGMFPGYASFGWVADHLGRRRSFMLYTFAAALLVPLYAMARSQAVLLVLGTVVAFFATGFFSGSGIVGSEIFPTRVRARALGFTYNGARTMSSLAPLTIGWVGQVKGLSWAFYLCAAAFFLASLMATQLPETRGKQLD
- a CDS encoding OsmC family protein, translated to MIEASANWATQDQFIGQASSHHAIVVDAGKEKTANSPVELVLIALCGCTASDVVGILRKKREPFTGLEVQAKGERTTDYPTVFTTIHLTYRVHGKVAAKAMEDAVRLSKEKYCSVSAMLEKTAKITHTIEYAE